A stretch of the Cucurbita pepo subsp. pepo cultivar mu-cu-16 chromosome LG16, ASM280686v2, whole genome shotgun sequence genome encodes the following:
- the LOC111777437 gene encoding ribulose bisphosphate carboxylase/oxygenase activase, chloroplastic isoform X3: protein MAATVSTIGAVNRTTLNNSNYGGLVPNSAFLGSRLKASSRSTTSKMVIGNFKVVAEYNEEKQTEKDKWRGLAFDTSDDQQDITRGKGLADPLFQAPMGTGTHNAVLSSYEYVSAGLRQYNFDNNMDGFYIAPAFMDKLMVHIVKNFMNLPNIKVPLILGIWGGKGQGKSFQCELVFAKMGINPIMMSAGELESGNAGEPAKLIRQRYREAADIIKKGKMSCLFINDLDAGAGRFGGATQYTVNNQMVNATLMNIADNPTNVQLPGLYNKEENPRVPIIVTGNDFSTLYAPLIRDGRMDKFYWAPTREDRIGICTGIFRTDGVPTEDIVKLVDTFPGQSIDFFGALRARVYDNEVRKWAAGVGVESIGKNLVNSKEGPPTFNQPKMTLEKLLEYGNMLIMEQENVKRVKLADKYLKEAALGDANEDVVQFETSQEAVLEDATENVVQSETSNEAALVNANEDTVEVLKDTNEDVAQSGTSYEVSLGDANEDAVQSKTSYVAVEDATEEDVVQSGNSEVALIDANEDVLQSGTSNEAAPVIANEDVVQTGTSYESMGEEERNKLISLFLKAVQIHLLKTMSQHSDSATKASSTDS, encoded by the exons ATGGCTGCCACGGTTTCAACCATTGGAGCCGTTAATAGAACAACG TTAAACAACAGTAACTATGGAGGTTTAGTGCCAAACTCTGCGTTTTTGGGCAGCAGGTTGAAGGCCAGTTCCAGATCCACCACCTCAAAAATGGTGATTGGAAACTTCAAGGTTGTTGCTGAGTATAACGAGGAGAAGCAAACCGAGAAGGACAAATGGCGAGGCCTTGCTTTTGATACTTCTGATGACCAGCAAGACATTACCAGAGGGAAGGGATTGGCGGATCCTCTTTTCCAAGCTCCCATGGGGACAGGAACTCACAATGCTGTCTTGAGTTCATATGAATACGTTAGTGCTGGACTTCGACA ATACAACTTCGACAATAATATGGATGGATTTTACATAGCTCCAGCTTTCATGGACAAACTCATGGTTCACATTGTCAAAAATTTCATGAACCTGCCAAACATTAAG GTTCCTCTCATTCTGGGTATTTGGGGAGGTAAAGGACAAGGAAAATCTTTTCAGTGTGAACTTGTATTTGCCAAGATGGGAATCAA CCCTATTATGATGAGTGCTGGGGAATTAGAAAGTGGGAATGCAGGAGAGCCAGCAAAATTGATCAGGCAAAGATACAGAGAGGCGGCTGATATTATCAAGAAAGGGAAGATGAGTTGCCTATTTATCAACGATCTTGATGCTGGAGCTGGAAGGTTTGGTGGAGCCACCCAGTACACAGTGAATAACCAGATGGTAAATGCTACTCTTATGAACATTGCTGACAACCCAACCAATGTGCAGCTACCAGGCTTGTacaacaaagaagaaaatcccAGAGTTCCCATCATAGTAACTGGTAATGACTTCTCAACTTTATATGCACCCCTCATTCGTGATGGTCGCATGGACAAATTCTATTGGGCTCCGACTCGTGAAGATCGTATCGGTATTTGCACTGGAATCTTTAGGACTGACGGTGTACCGACAGAGGACATTGTCAAACTCGTCGACACCTTCCCGGGGCAGTCGATTG ACTTCTTTGGTGCTTTGAGAGCTCGAGTTTATGACAACGAAGTGAGAAAGTGGGCTGCCGGTGTTGGAGTTGAGAGCATTGGAAAGAATCTTGTAAACTCAAAGGAAGGCCCCCCAACTTTTAATCAACCAAAGATGACACTAGAAAAGCTACTAGAATATGGCAACATGCTCATCATGGAACAGGAGAATGTGAAGAGGGTTAAATTGGCTGACAAGTATTTGAAAGAAGCTGCTCTTGGAGATGCAAATGAGGACGTTGTTCAGTTTGAAACTTCTCAGG AAGCTGTTCTTGAAGATGCAACTGAAAATGTTGTTCAGTCAGAGACTTCTAATG AAGCTGCTCTTGTGAATGCAAATGAAGATACTGTTGAGGTTCTTAAAGATACAAATGAGGATGTTGCTCAGTCAGGAACTTCTTATG AAGTTTCTCTTGGAGATGCAAACGAGGATGCTGTTCAGTCAAAAACTTCTTATG TTGCTGTCGAAGATGCAACTGAGGAGGATGTTGTTCAGTCAGGAAACTCTG AAGTGGCTCTTATAGATGCAAATGAGGATGTTCTTCAGTCGGGAACTTCTAATG aAGCTGCTCCTGTAATTGCAAACGAGGATGTTGTTCAGACAGGAACTTCTTATG aatCAATGGGGGAAGAGGAACGCAACAAGTTAATATCACTTTTCCTGAAGGCTGTACAGATTCATCTGCTAAAGACTATGTCCCAACACTCAGATTCGGCAACAAAAGCTTCCAGCACCGACTCTTAG
- the LOC111777437 gene encoding ribulose bisphosphate carboxylase/oxygenase activase, chloroplastic isoform X6: protein MAATVSTIGAVNRTTLNNSNYGGLVPNSAFLGSRLKASSRSTTSKMVIGNFKVVAEYNEEKQTEKDKWRGLAFDTSDDQQDITRGKGLADPLFQAPMGTGTHNAVLSSYEYVSAGLRQYNFDNNMDGFYIAPAFMDKLMVHIVKNFMNLPNIKVPLILGIWGGKGQGKSFQCELVFAKMGINPIMMSAGELESGNAGEPAKLIRQRYREAADIIKKGKMSCLFINDLDAGAGRFGGATQYTVNNQMVNATLMNIADNPTNVQLPGLYNKEENPRVPIIVTGNDFSTLYAPLIRDGRMDKFYWAPTREDRIGICTGIFRTDGVPTEDIVKLVDTFPGQSIDFFGALRARVYDNEVRKWAAGVGVESIGKNLVNSKEGPPTFNQPKMTLEKLLEYGNMLIMEQENVKRVKLADKYLKEAALGDANEDVVQFETSQEAVLEDATENVVQSETSNEAALVNANEDTVEVLKDTNEDVAQSGTSYEVSLGDANEDAVQSKTSYVAVEDATEEDVVQSGNSVALIDANEDVLQSGTSNEAAPVIANEDVVQTGTSYESMGEEERNKLISLFLKAVQIHLLKTMSQHSDSATKASSTDS from the exons ATGGCTGCCACGGTTTCAACCATTGGAGCCGTTAATAGAACAACG TTAAACAACAGTAACTATGGAGGTTTAGTGCCAAACTCTGCGTTTTTGGGCAGCAGGTTGAAGGCCAGTTCCAGATCCACCACCTCAAAAATGGTGATTGGAAACTTCAAGGTTGTTGCTGAGTATAACGAGGAGAAGCAAACCGAGAAGGACAAATGGCGAGGCCTTGCTTTTGATACTTCTGATGACCAGCAAGACATTACCAGAGGGAAGGGATTGGCGGATCCTCTTTTCCAAGCTCCCATGGGGACAGGAACTCACAATGCTGTCTTGAGTTCATATGAATACGTTAGTGCTGGACTTCGACA ATACAACTTCGACAATAATATGGATGGATTTTACATAGCTCCAGCTTTCATGGACAAACTCATGGTTCACATTGTCAAAAATTTCATGAACCTGCCAAACATTAAG GTTCCTCTCATTCTGGGTATTTGGGGAGGTAAAGGACAAGGAAAATCTTTTCAGTGTGAACTTGTATTTGCCAAGATGGGAATCAA CCCTATTATGATGAGTGCTGGGGAATTAGAAAGTGGGAATGCAGGAGAGCCAGCAAAATTGATCAGGCAAAGATACAGAGAGGCGGCTGATATTATCAAGAAAGGGAAGATGAGTTGCCTATTTATCAACGATCTTGATGCTGGAGCTGGAAGGTTTGGTGGAGCCACCCAGTACACAGTGAATAACCAGATGGTAAATGCTACTCTTATGAACATTGCTGACAACCCAACCAATGTGCAGCTACCAGGCTTGTacaacaaagaagaaaatcccAGAGTTCCCATCATAGTAACTGGTAATGACTTCTCAACTTTATATGCACCCCTCATTCGTGATGGTCGCATGGACAAATTCTATTGGGCTCCGACTCGTGAAGATCGTATCGGTATTTGCACTGGAATCTTTAGGACTGACGGTGTACCGACAGAGGACATTGTCAAACTCGTCGACACCTTCCCGGGGCAGTCGATTG ACTTCTTTGGTGCTTTGAGAGCTCGAGTTTATGACAACGAAGTGAGAAAGTGGGCTGCCGGTGTTGGAGTTGAGAGCATTGGAAAGAATCTTGTAAACTCAAAGGAAGGCCCCCCAACTTTTAATCAACCAAAGATGACACTAGAAAAGCTACTAGAATATGGCAACATGCTCATCATGGAACAGGAGAATGTGAAGAGGGTTAAATTGGCTGACAAGTATTTGAAAGAAGCTGCTCTTGGAGATGCAAATGAGGACGTTGTTCAGTTTGAAACTTCTCAGG AAGCTGTTCTTGAAGATGCAACTGAAAATGTTGTTCAGTCAGAGACTTCTAATG AAGCTGCTCTTGTGAATGCAAATGAAGATACTGTTGAGGTTCTTAAAGATACAAATGAGGATGTTGCTCAGTCAGGAACTTCTTATG AAGTTTCTCTTGGAGATGCAAACGAGGATGCTGTTCAGTCAAAAACTTCTTATG TTGCTGTCGAAGATGCAACTGAGGAGGATGTTGTTCAGTCAGGAAACTCTG TGGCTCTTATAGATGCAAATGAGGATGTTCTTCAGTCGGGAACTTCTAATG aAGCTGCTCCTGTAATTGCAAACGAGGATGTTGTTCAGACAGGAACTTCTTATG aatCAATGGGGGAAGAGGAACGCAACAAGTTAATATCACTTTTCCTGAAGGCTGTACAGATTCATCTGCTAAAGACTATGTCCCAACACTCAGATTCGGCAACAAAAGCTTCCAGCACCGACTCTTAG
- the LOC111777437 gene encoding ribulose bisphosphate carboxylase/oxygenase activase, chloroplastic isoform X7 encodes MAATVSTIGAVNRTTLNNSNYGGLVPNSAFLGSRLKASSRSTTSKMVIGNFKVVAEYNEEKQTEKDKWRGLAFDTSDDQQDITRGKGLADPLFQAPMGTGTHNAVLSSYEYVSAGLRQYNFDNNMDGFYIAPAFMDKLMVHIVKNFMNLPNIKVPLILGIWGGKGQGKSFQCELVFAKMGINPIMMSAGELESGNAGEPAKLIRQRYREAADIIKKGKMSCLFINDLDAGAGRFGGATQYTVNNQMVNATLMNIADNPTNVQLPGLYNKEENPRVPIIVTGNDFSTLYAPLIRDGRMDKFYWAPTREDRIGICTGIFRTDGVPTEDIVKLVDTFPGQSIDFFGALRARVYDNEVRKWAAGVGVESIGKNLVNSKEGPPTFNQPKMTLEKLLEYGNMLIMEQENVKRVKLADKYLKEAALGDANEDVVQFETSQEAVLEDATENVVQSETSNEAALVNANEDTVEVLKDTNEDVAQSGTSYEVAVEDATEEDVVQSGNSEVALIDANEDVLQSGTSNEAAPVIANEDVVQTGTSYESMGEEERNKLISLFLKAVQIHLLKTMSQHSDSATKASSTDS; translated from the exons ATGGCTGCCACGGTTTCAACCATTGGAGCCGTTAATAGAACAACG TTAAACAACAGTAACTATGGAGGTTTAGTGCCAAACTCTGCGTTTTTGGGCAGCAGGTTGAAGGCCAGTTCCAGATCCACCACCTCAAAAATGGTGATTGGAAACTTCAAGGTTGTTGCTGAGTATAACGAGGAGAAGCAAACCGAGAAGGACAAATGGCGAGGCCTTGCTTTTGATACTTCTGATGACCAGCAAGACATTACCAGAGGGAAGGGATTGGCGGATCCTCTTTTCCAAGCTCCCATGGGGACAGGAACTCACAATGCTGTCTTGAGTTCATATGAATACGTTAGTGCTGGACTTCGACA ATACAACTTCGACAATAATATGGATGGATTTTACATAGCTCCAGCTTTCATGGACAAACTCATGGTTCACATTGTCAAAAATTTCATGAACCTGCCAAACATTAAG GTTCCTCTCATTCTGGGTATTTGGGGAGGTAAAGGACAAGGAAAATCTTTTCAGTGTGAACTTGTATTTGCCAAGATGGGAATCAA CCCTATTATGATGAGTGCTGGGGAATTAGAAAGTGGGAATGCAGGAGAGCCAGCAAAATTGATCAGGCAAAGATACAGAGAGGCGGCTGATATTATCAAGAAAGGGAAGATGAGTTGCCTATTTATCAACGATCTTGATGCTGGAGCTGGAAGGTTTGGTGGAGCCACCCAGTACACAGTGAATAACCAGATGGTAAATGCTACTCTTATGAACATTGCTGACAACCCAACCAATGTGCAGCTACCAGGCTTGTacaacaaagaagaaaatcccAGAGTTCCCATCATAGTAACTGGTAATGACTTCTCAACTTTATATGCACCCCTCATTCGTGATGGTCGCATGGACAAATTCTATTGGGCTCCGACTCGTGAAGATCGTATCGGTATTTGCACTGGAATCTTTAGGACTGACGGTGTACCGACAGAGGACATTGTCAAACTCGTCGACACCTTCCCGGGGCAGTCGATTG ACTTCTTTGGTGCTTTGAGAGCTCGAGTTTATGACAACGAAGTGAGAAAGTGGGCTGCCGGTGTTGGAGTTGAGAGCATTGGAAAGAATCTTGTAAACTCAAAGGAAGGCCCCCCAACTTTTAATCAACCAAAGATGACACTAGAAAAGCTACTAGAATATGGCAACATGCTCATCATGGAACAGGAGAATGTGAAGAGGGTTAAATTGGCTGACAAGTATTTGAAAGAAGCTGCTCTTGGAGATGCAAATGAGGACGTTGTTCAGTTTGAAACTTCTCAGG AAGCTGTTCTTGAAGATGCAACTGAAAATGTTGTTCAGTCAGAGACTTCTAATG AAGCTGCTCTTGTGAATGCAAATGAAGATACTGTTGAGGTTCTTAAAGATACAAATGAGGATGTTGCTCAGTCAGGAACTTCTTATG AAGTTGCTGTCGAAGATGCAACTGAGGAGGATGTTGTTCAGTCAGGAAACTCTG AAGTGGCTCTTATAGATGCAAATGAGGATGTTCTTCAGTCGGGAACTTCTAATG aAGCTGCTCCTGTAATTGCAAACGAGGATGTTGTTCAGACAGGAACTTCTTATG aatCAATGGGGGAAGAGGAACGCAACAAGTTAATATCACTTTTCCTGAAGGCTGTACAGATTCATCTGCTAAAGACTATGTCCCAACACTCAGATTCGGCAACAAAAGCTTCCAGCACCGACTCTTAG